The following DNA comes from Grus americana isolate bGruAme1 chromosome 22, bGruAme1.mat, whole genome shotgun sequence.
GAGCTCCGTTTGAGTCCCGCGTCCCTTCGGGTGGTGGGGGAAGCGCCAGCCTGTCGCTGGCAGGGAATGGCTCTCCTTGGCGAGCCCAGGACCTTCTCCGGATGAGTCAGCCGTGCCAGGCGCTTCTCTCCTGGCTGGCTCTGCGTCCCTCCCTGCGGGTCTCAGCCCCTCGCTGCAGACgtgcccccagctcccctgcGCTGGCAGCCGGCGTGTGTGGTGGGGCGTGCAGCGTGGCTCGCTCTCTGCCCTCCTGCTTGTCTCCGTGGCCGGGCTGTGCTGCCCTGCGGGGGCCCTGTCCCCACCCCGCTGTGTCAGagcagctcccgtgtgtctgctGGGGCTGGATGCGGCCCCCGGTGCACGTCCTGCAGCCCGGGGCAGGGGCCGCGTGCACACAGGGCTCCGTTTGGCAAAGAGCTGGTCTggcagcggtgcaggcagggcatgCCTGTGGCTGCGCACGGGCAGTTCTGGCGTCTTGCGAGGTGGCTGCTGGGGGGATGAGGCTGCACCCTCCCAGGTGGACGAAAGGGGGTCAGGAAGCAAAACCACTCCTGTGCCCCGAGTCCAGCAGGCACGTGCTGGCCCCACCGCCTGCCCTGCGAGCCTGCCGGGCCGGCGCGGGCTGGAGCTGCTCACTTGGCCCATGGGGAGCTGGCGGGGGACGTGTGCGGAGAGACCAAGCTCCTGCCAGGGACTGTCCTGTGAGCATCCCGCGGTGTCCGGCAGACCTGGCTCCCCTCCACCACCCACCGTCACCCTCCCGGGGGGCGCAGCCCGGCTGTAGCTGAGACCCCTTCGGGGGCCGGCCAGCGCCTGCAGCCCCGGCCACATTCCGGTACCACACAGCCCCGgtgcctgcccccccccgtcactccctccccagccctctcTCTTCCCCGCCCGGTATTCAGCCCCATCCCACTGACTGCTCTTTATCCAGTGTCTCTTGTCCCAAAATCCACGTCCCACGGGGGGCTGAGAGCACAGAAgcagacttttaaaagtttggtttttttcagcaatcATGCAAAGAATCAGACACTGTGACACAAATACAGGATTTGGAACCGCAAATAAAAATGGTTGTGGTTCtgcccttttaaaaatagctttgtcCTGTGTCTTTCACAGTTCTCCTTTTATTGCCTTTCAATTCTAAATGAATACCTAACCTCAGCCCTGACCTGTTCCGGTCCGGAGAGCCTCATCCAGCTGCTGTGATGGCTCCGGATCCCAAatcccagctctccctgccaTCCCCTCCCTGGTGCCTGGAAACCTGGAGACCGTTTTTGCCTGTCCCCTGCCTTCCTGTGGGACCCCTCTGGGGACCTgcccctccccgtccccccccatGCTGCTGCCCCCCAGTCCTGAACGCAGCGTCTGTCTTTGCCTCCTGCCTGCGTCCCGCAGCCCCACCGTGACCTGTTTGTGCTTTCCAGCTTTAGACTGGGGACTATTTCTGTTGATAGGTGCTGCgggtggtggggaaggaggaagcagggaggaaaCTGGAGGCCCGGAGCAGGATCGAGCTGTAAATACCTGGCCGTGAGTGGTTTTCCTGTGGGTCCCCTCCGGCTCCCTGCAGGCAAGAGCAGCCTGGGCGGCGGGCGCTGCCGTgcctcccccagctccctcgCCCAGGTCAGGCAGGTAACCTcagccaggggctgcaggacgcTTTTCTTCCCAAATTCCTACATCTTCCCAAAATCCTGTCCGTCACGTGCCCAGCCCATCCTGCCTGCGCTGTGGTTGGGAATCGTGCTGCGTCTGAGCCTGGCGAGGCCCTGGGGCAGCAGCCGGGGTTCAGCCCCGTGCGGGGCTGGGAGCTCTGCTTGTGCGGGAGATGAACCAAGGAGACCGGGGGGATTTGCTCGATGGGGGTCCTGTGGGCTTTGGAAAACCTCTTGCCTCCATCCTTGGCCACCGTGCCTggccctccctccctccctcccgcgcTGGCCTCGGCTCCTGCCGTTGGCCGTGCAGGGCTCCCCGGCAGCCAGCTGCTGGCTCGCACGATGGGGCTGGACCGCTGCCACCCAGCTCCTCACCCGGCCCCGTGCCGCCATCCCCAGCGTCCTCCTCTGCCCTGCGCGAGGTGCTGCTAGGAAAGGACACGGTGTCCCTGCATGCTgtgcggggcggcggggctctgctggcagccctgcctgccctgcctgccctgcccgccccggtGCCCAGTCCCTGGATGAGCAGCTCCTCCGGCCGGGCTGGGGCAGGATTGGGCTCTGCTCCGCGCTGCCGGTGCTTGGTGGGGAGAGCGTTGGGCCGCCTGGCCGTGGGATCGGCTGCCGCTTTGGTCATGCGGGAGGAACGGTGCTGGGAGAGCCCAGCAGTCCTGGCACGGGCTCGGGGGACAAGCTTGGCTCCCCCGGACCTcgctgggaggttttgcctggggtCGGGGGTGGCACGGCGGGGGCCACGCTGGCACGACCGCTCCAAGCGGGGACCCCTCTTGTCGAGCAGGGAGAGCCGTGGCTGCCTGTGACTCCTTCCCTGCCCCTGCTCATAGCCCGTGTTGGCTTGCCCCGTGCCCTTGCAGGTTTGCGGGGCGCAGTGAAGCCTCTGGGCTTCttggtggggagcagggggccAGGGGGTCCGAGGGCGGCTGTGGCGCTGGGCAGGGCAGCCGCTGTGCTGCTGGGCCACGCAGGGGCTTCGGTTGCTGTTTTCCTCCGCGGGTATGAAAGGTCCCATTCATCCCGCTGCAGCAGGGCTCAGGTTCTCATCTGGGCTGAGCCGGGTCCCCGAGCGTGTGTTAAAAGCAGAGGGGATTATGGAGCGGCTCCAGCCCGGCCGTGGGGCCGGCTGTGATGCAATGAAAATATTACGAAAGCTGCCCGGGCTGATGGATGGCGGCCGCCGGCCAAGGAGCTGAGCACGGCTCTGGCAGTGCCTGGCGATGGGAGCGCAGTGGCCGCCTGCGGCAGCTTGGGTTTCCTCGGCACCGTGAGCGTGGGCTGCACGGGGGTCCCGGCTGGGTGGCCCCCAAGCTCCGCAGTGGCTGGGCCCTTCGGGGTCCTGGGCTGTGGTGGAGTCATTGCAGGGGATGCTGCTCGTGCTCGTGCTCGTGCTCGTGCTcgtgctcctgcctggggctcGGCACTCACAGCTGCCCGTGCTTGGGGCAGGACCCGGCTCCTTCTGGGTCTGGCCAACCGGCTCCCTGCTTCCAGCACTGCAGGGCCATGTCTCTCCAGGACAGGGGGTCTGCGTCCTCCccgctggccccagccccagctccgcTCAGTGCCCGTGTCAACGCTCGGCTCGGTTTCCACTTTAATTAACTGGAGCAGGAGGAACATGGAAAAACCTAGGCTGGAGCCGCCCCCGCCTGCTTTCCCCAACAAAGGCCTCATTGAGGCTGGCGCGGCATCCTGCCATGCCGGTGCCCGGTGCTGGGAGCCCGTGGTGCCCCGGCGGGGGGCAGGGCTGTCCTGGGTGGCGGAGGGGCCATGGCCATCGGGTCTGCACGGGGCAcgctgggggggggcagtggcCATTGCAGAGCCCCCGCGTGTCCCCTCAGCTGcgtggctgcaggctggggatCCCCGTCCCGTGGAAGGGCGGTGGGCACCGGCTGGGGGCTAAGAGCAGCGGGAGTGGGGACCGGTGACCGTGGCACGGGGCAGCTTTCACGGCAGGGAAGCACACGGGCTTCTCGATGCACCATCTGTCATGGGAGACTTTGGCCATCCCTCCCCAAACCAGGGGAGAGCGGCTCCATCCAGAGCAGTGCCACCGAGGGCTGGGGTGCGGGGACCGGCCGGGTGGGGTGAGACCTGGGGGACAGCAGGTCTGACCCCAGCTTTGCTCTGGGGCCACGGCAGCCCCTGTACGTAGGGAGTGGGGATGAGGACGTGAGGGTCTCTTGTAAGCCAGGACATCCCCCTGTGCTCGCCGGAGACCCTGCGTGCCCCCCTCACCTCCTCACTGGCTCCCGCAGACGCGGAAGCTGTCGAAGACGGAGCGGCAGCGGTTCAGCGAGGAGGTGGAGATGCTGAAGGGACTGCAGCATCCCAACATTGTCCGCTTCTACGACTCCTGGAAGTCATCTATCAAAGGCCAGATGTGCATCGTGCTGGTCACAGAGCTCATGACATCTGGCACCCTGAAAACGTGAGCAGGGACTGCCAGGTCAGGGTGTgcaggggaggggacagggtCCCTGCGGTGACAGGGAGGTGAGGGACAGGTCTGCACCCCCCACCTGGGCACCTGCACCCCCACTGGATGTTCGGGTGGGGATgaagggctgtgctgggctcgGGTGGGGTCTGGGTGGAAGacaaagcagggctgggaggtggaCACAGAAATCAGGGAGCGCTGCTGGATGTTGGGAGACTCAGGAGCTTCACTGGCACCATCCTACGTGGGGACGGTGAGGCCGGGGCACCCTGGTGCCGAGCGGGGGGGGCAGCACTGGCCGCTCACCCCAGCTGGCTCCTGGCACCAGCAGCTGAGGGAGCTCGGCTCCTCCTGGGCTGCGTTCtctgtgctgcctctgcagagcccagcggGGAAGGGGACCGGGAGCCCCTGACTCCGAGACGCTCTTTGCCACTTGCCCTGTGTGGGCACCCGCATCCAGATGGGCTCAGTGTGGCGGTGGGAGAAGGGTGGGCTGGggcgtggggctgagccccgTGAGTGTCCCCGCAGCTATCTGAAGCGGTTCAAGGAGATGAAGCTGAAGGTGCTGCAGCGCTGGAGCCGGCAGATCCTCAAGGGGTTGCATTTCCTGCACACCCGCTCGCCCCCCATCATCCACCGTGACCTCAAGTGCGACAACATCTTCATCACGGGCCCCACCGGCTCGGTCAAGATTGGGGACCTGGGCTTGGCCACGCTCAAGCGAGCCTCCTTCGCCAAGAGCGTCATAGGTGGGGTCCCGGTGTGGTCCCggtggggggggctgggctTGTGGCTGTACCACAGTGGCTGTGGGTGGGTCAGCACCCCGGAGGTGCTgagccccgctgctgcccccAGGCACCCCCGAGTTCATGGCGCCGGAGATGTATGAGGAGAAATACGACGAGGCGGTGGACGTCTACGCCTTCGGGATGTGCATGCTGGAGATGGCCACCTCAGAGTACCCCTACTCCGAGTGCCAGAACGCTGCCCAGATCTACCGCAAGGTCACCTCGGTGAGCGGCCGCggcccctgggctgggggcgACGCTGCTGGCTGGTGCCGTGGGCATGGGAGCCGGGTGAGGGGGTTGGTTGGATGTAGCTGTCGAGCCTCGCTGCTCCCCAAAATGTGTCACCGTGTAGGTTGTGCAAGCGGCTAAAAATAGTCTGGGTGGTGAGAAGGTGCTGTGCCAGGGTGCAGGACCCGCGGAGGGCAGGGGGGCCGTGCTGCCAGCACGTTAATGGGGTGGAACGGGAGCGGGTCGGCTCGGCCACCCCCTGCCCGGGGCACTGCGGCTGCCCCAGCTGGTTCTggctggctcctgcctgctggggtgGAAACCCAGAGCCCCAGGGCGTCCTGGCCCCGGCTGCCCGTGCAGGCACACGTGGCTGGGAGCCCTGTCCCCATGTGTCCCccgctgctggcagggctgtgcctgggagcgccgggggctgcctggggagcGTCCGGCTGCCCCATGGCCCCGCAGAGCCTGGTTCAGCCCCAGGCCCTGGAAAACTGGCGCTGTGGCAGGGTCTGGCGCAGGAGGCGCTGATGCCCGTCGCCCCCAGGGCCTGAAGCCCAGCAGCTTCTACAAAGTGAAGGTTCCGGAGCTGAAGGAAATCATCGAGGGCTGCATCCGCATGGACAAGAACGAGAGGTGAGGGGGAGCGAGGGTCTGTGTGGCAGTCCCCACCGGTGCCTGGCCCCGTGCTGAGCTGTGGTCCCTGCAGGTACACCATCCAGGACCTGCTGGAACACTCCTTCTTCCAAGAGGACACAGGGGTGCACGTGGAGCTGGCCGAGGAGGATGACGGCATCAAGTCTGGGCTCAAGCTCTGGCTGCGTATGGACGACACGAAGAAGCTGCATGGCAAGTACAAGGACAACAACGCCATCGAGTTCCTCTTCGAGCTCTACAAGGACGTGGCGGAGGAGGTGGCCCAGGAGATGGTGGGTGCAGGGACGGGGGGACCCTGGGCACCGCGGGGTCCCTGCGCCCTGATGTGACGAGCCCCCTCCCGTGCAGGTGGTCCTGGGCTTTGTCTGCGAGGCCGACTACAAGCTGGTGGCCAAGGCGGTGCGGGACCGCGTGGTCGCCATCAAGCGCAAGCGGGAGAAGCTGAAGCGCGCCCAGGACGTTCTGTCACCTGCGGAGCCGGAGCAGCCGCCGGgtgtcctgcagctgctggaggagctcaAGTCCCCGCTATCGCCCGGTACCCCCGTGCCCACCCCGGCCACCCCCGGCTCTGGGGACTctgtcttcagcagcagcttccccccGGAGCCCGAGGAGCCGGAGGCCGACCAGCACTTCGCCTACCGGCACACCAGCTACTCCTCGGCCACCTGTGCGTAGGCGCCGGGCTGGGGGACAGCGGGGTGACCCGAGGCAGCAGGCGGGTTGAGGGGGGGTCCCGCCATGCTGTGCACCCTGCCCCGGAGCTGTTCCCTGGGAGTGCaagctgggggcgggggggggggggggggcgggtccAGCTCCATCCGTGCTCACACGAGCGCTCTTCCACAGCTGACTGCGAGACGGATGGCTACCTGAGCTCCTCTGGCTTCCTGGACTCCCCGGACCTGGCCCATCGCAGCTTCTCGGCGGGGGACCCGGCCAGCCCGCCACCCACCCGCCCTGCGCGCTGCTTCCCCACGGTGAGCGGGACCCCCACGGGACTGGGGGTCAGAGCGGCCGTGGCACCGGCTCACGCTGTCCTCTCCCCGCAGAGCATCGCGGTGCAGCTGCCCACCGAGCGCCTCCCCCCTGCCAGCGGCTTCTCCTCCCCGGTGGACAGGTGAGGCTGCggggggccgggcggggagcGCGGTGGCTGGGAACGGCTGCGCTGATGCTCCGGCACGGGGGCTTCCCGCAGCTACACCTCGGACGTGGCATCCGGCATGAGCGATGGCTGCGAGGGGCTGTCGGCCAGCGAGCGGAGCGCCAAACTGCCGCCCAAGCGGACCTCAGGGAAGCTGCTGCGGCGCCGAGCCCGGTCCAGGCTGCGCATCACCAACGTGAGTACTGCAAGCaccgggcgggcgggcaggtGGTCCCCAGGCTGAGCTAGCCCTGCTGCCCACAGATCTCTGACAAGAACGACCGGGTGGTGGAGTGCCAGCTGCAGACCTACAACAACAAGATGGTGACCTTCAAGTTCGACCTGGATGGGGACAACCCAGAGGAAATCGCGGCCGTCATGGTGAGTGCGGGGTGGGGACAAGGGTGGGGGTCTGCCCGGCCGTGCCGGGTGCTGAGCGGCCCCTCTGTCCCCAGGTCCACAACGAGTTCATCCTCAAGTCGGAACGGGATGGCTTCGTCCACCGCATCCGGGACATTATCCATCGCGTGGAGACCCTGCTCCGCAAGGATGGGCGTGGTGCCACCGAGCTGCCCGAGAGCCCTGAGGCCGAGCGCGGTGCAGGCAGCCCTGTGAGTGCCCAGCCCGGCCCCTCCAGCACTGGGAAGCCACCGACGGCGAGTGCGGCTGGGGGtgctgcccggccccggggagcccagcggggagggggcaggggtgcaggatccttccagccccaggcaggagcagccccatgcctgcgGCTCCAGGTCACTCGCCCACTCCTGCAATGGGTCGTGGTGCCCCGCTGCCCGGTGGAGCCGCTGGCTCCTGTCCCTGCATGTGGTGGGGCCAGGGTGGGGGCCAGCGGGTGCTTGGCTCAGCCCGTTCGGGGTCTCTGCCTTGGCGCTGGGCTCAGCTGCATCCCCCTCGGCAGGCGgacctgcagctgcaggagctctcgcgcttcatctcctcctcatcctcgctCAGCGGTAGGTCTCTGCCCCTGTGCGGGCCCTtcctgaccccccccagccccgtgcagGGGACGTGATGGCCCCGGCTGAGCCCAGGGGTTCCTGCGGGGCACATCCTGCCAGGGCTGAGCATTGGCTGTCACCCCTGTGCTGCAGACCTGGGCTGCACCAGTCCCAGCCTCTCGGTCCAGTCCCCCGTCCTGCCGTCGCTGAGCAGCTCCCTGTCAGAGAACGACCTCGCCAGCCCCACGGAGCCGCCGGCAGCCCCAGCCGGTGAGCTGCAGCTGACACTGCCGGGCTCCCCCGCAGGTACCAGCCCCGGCAGGGCCAGGCACGTCCGTCCCTCCGGGGCTGCTGGCCACAGCCCTCGCCGGCATCAGGGCTCGGAGCTGCCTGGGTGGATGGGAGGGGGCCTGCGCGGGTCGGGGGCCGCTCCTGacactcctctctctgcaggCTCTGTGCAGACCTGGCCCCCCGTCTCGACGGCTCCCTCCTGGCTGACGGCATCGCCAGCATTCCCGCAGACCCCCCCAAGCACCCCGGGGGGGCCTGTCCCACTGGCCGTGCCCCAAGCCCTCATGTCCCCGCTGCCACTCCctgtgtcccctgtccccagtgagcccagcagccccctgagcccccccgTGACCAGCACGCCCTGGTCCCCCACGGCCCCCTTCCTGTCCCTGGCCAATGTCTTCTCCCTGGCAGTGATGAGCGTGGCCCACACGCTGCTGCCCGCCGTCTCCTCCATCGCCAGCTCGGGTGGGCACCTCTATCCCCCGCTGCTGCCGCGGCCACAGAGCCTCGTCCTGGGGCCCCCGCGCTTCGTCTACCCTGACCCTGCCAGCATGGCCAAGCCAGCCCCGGCCTGCGGTGGGACTCTGGAGTCAGCGGGGGCTGACGTCCCcgctgctgggggggctgtgccagTCCCTTCCCTGGCACCGGCCCCACCGTGCCCCACAGGCAGCGAGGCTGCGGGGAGTCCCCTGCCATTGCCGAGCACCTCCACACCGGGGAGCCCAGAGGGCAGCATGGTGAGCGCGTGGGTGGTgggggctccccggggctgcTCGAGGTGGggctcagtgctgggggggctgggttGTCACTGCCCTGAGGTGGGGCAGGGAGCCCCGTGGCATGGGGATCCCCTGCAAtgtgggggggggctgagcaGGCGCTGGGTCCCAGGGCACAGgagcagtgggggggggggggcaggagacATGGGGGGACCTGGGGTGGGGCGGCTGACCGCACTTGGTGTCTGCAGGTGCCGCCCGGCTCCCCCAGGCCCAGCCACCCGCTCATTGTCTCGGAGTCACCCGCCCCCGGCACACCCAAGGCCCGGCTCTCGCCCATCACCGAAGGTGAGGTGGGGAAGGGCTGAGGCTGCGCCACGTGGCCGTGCCCACGCTGTCTGTGCCGGGGCACCACCACGTGccccaaaccccaccaactgccccctgtccccagcagaaGCCAAGCCCCAGATCCTGGGCCGGTTCCAGGTGACACCAACCAAAGACCCGTCGGTGACCCCCCCAGCGTCAGGCAGCAGCGAGGGTGAGCAGCGTGGCACAGAGCCGGCAGCAGGCGGCTCCCCCCTGCCCGTGGCCCAGGATGCAGGGGACAGCTCAAGCAGCGACTCGGACTCGGCGCTGGAGCCAGCGGAGCAGGACCCCGAGGCCAAGGAGGCGCTGGCCGAGGGCACGGTGGCACCGGCAGAGAGCGACCGGGAAGGCGCTGGGGAGGAGGGCGCGGAGAGCACGCCGCAGGCGGTGCTGAGCCAAGTGTGGCTGAACTACTCCCGCAGCTTGTCCTACCTGAGCAGCGACGACACCGAGAGCGAGGACGAGGAGATCTGGGAGGAGCTGCAGCACCTGCGCCAGAAGTGAGCAGCCCCGCGGCACgagggggagcagggtgggtgGTGGGCTGTACCCGGAGGCCCCGGCTTGGCTGGGCATGGCGCACGGCTCGGCTGCCAGCTCCCGTCTCCTCCCCAGGCACCTGGCTGaagtgcagctgctgcagagcgcCCAGAAGAAGGAGATCGAGGAGCTGTACCTGCGGATGGGGAAGCAGCCGCCGCTGGGCATTGTCTCCCCCGCCGCCATGCTCTCCAGCCGCCAGCGCCGCCTCTCCAAAGGCAGCTTCAACCCGTCCCGCCGCAACAGCCTGCAGCGCCTGGAGCTGGCGCAGCCCTCAGGTGCCAGCCTCGCTGCCTCAGCTCCCTCCCGGGGCCCCGTGGGCTTGGGGGAGGCTGTGGGGGGACACCCccggggccggggtgggggTCGGGCCTGTGCGGGGCACAGCTCTG
Coding sequences within:
- the WNK4 gene encoding serine/threonine-protein kinase WNK4 isoform X3, whose protein sequence is MLAAEPAAGAMSQSEAERAGGGSVPEPGLPGRAPHRNRSRRSSGRDSRRASSRFNRRSSAELELLGYPAPGGGRGESPPLLSAAGRREPEETESEEVETSAVATSPDGRFLKFDIEIGRGSFKTVYKGLDTETTVEVAWCELQTRKLSKTERQRFSEEVEMLKGLQHPNIVRFYDSWKSSIKGQMCIVLVTELMTSGTLKTYLKRFKEMKLKVLQRWSRQILKGLHFLHTRSPPIIHRDLKCDNIFITGPTGSVKIGDLGLATLKRASFAKSVIGTPEFMAPEMYEEKYDEAVDVYAFGMCMLEMATSEYPYSECQNAAQIYRKVTSGLKPSSFYKVKVPELKEIIEGCIRMDKNERYTIQDLLEHSFFQEDTGVHVELAEEDDGIKSGLKLWLRMDDTKKLHGKYKDNNAIEFLFELYKDVAEEVAQEMVVLGFVCEADYKLVAKAVRDRVVAIKRKREKLKRAQDVLSPAEPEQPPGVLQLLEELKSPLSPGTPVPTPATPGSGDSVFSSSFPPEPEEPEADQHFAYRHTSYSSATSDCETDGYLSSSGFLDSPDLAHRSFSAGDPASPPPTRPARCFPTSIAVQLPTERLPPASGFSSPVDSYTSDVASGMSDGCEGLSASERSAKLPPKRTSGKLLRRRARSRLRITNISDKNDRVVECQLQTYNNKMVTFKFDLDGDNPEEIAAVMVHNEFILKSERDGFVHRIRDIIHRVETLLRKDGRGATELPESPEAERGAGSPADLQLQELSRFISSSSSLSDLGCTSPSLSVQSPVLPSLSSSLSENDLASPTEPPAAPAGELQLTLPGSPAGSVQTWPPVSTAPSWLTASPAFPQTPPSTPGGPVPLAVPQALMSPLPLPVSPVPSEPSSPLSPPVTSTPWSPTAPFLSLANVFSLAVMSVAHTLLPAVSSIASSGGHLYPPLLPRPQSLVLGPPRFVYPDPASMAKPAPACGGTLESAGADVPAAGGAVPVPSLAPAPPCPTGSEAAGSPLPLPSTSTPGSPEGSMVPPGSPRPSHPLIVSESPAPGTPKARLSPITEEAKPQILGRFQVTPTKDPSVTPPASGSSEGEQRGTEPAAGGSPLPVAQDAGDSSSSDSDSALEPAEQDPEAKEALAEGTVAPAESDREGAGEEGAESTPQAVLSQVWLNYSRSLSYLSSDDTESEDEEIWEELQHLRQKHLAEVQLLQSAQKKEIEELYLRMGKQPPLGIVSPAAMLSSRQRRLSKGSFNPSRRNSLQRLELAQPSAAIMRRNSLSGSSTGSQEQRLSKGVTFADDFSRM
- the WNK4 gene encoding serine/threonine-protein kinase WNK4 isoform X2, producing the protein MLAAEPAAGAMSQSEAERAGGGSVPEPGLPGRAPHRNRSRRSSGRDSRRASSRFNRRSSAELELLGYPAPGGGRGESPPLLSAAGRREPEETESEEVETSAVATSPDGRFLKFDIEIGRGSFKTVYKGLDTETTVEVAWCELQTRKLSKTERQRFSEEVEMLKGLQHPNIVRFYDSWKSSIKGQMCIVLVTELMTSGTLKTYLKRFKEMKLKVLQRWSRQILKGLHFLHTRSPPIIHRDLKCDNIFITGPTGSVKIGDLGLATLKRASFAKSVIGTPEFMAPEMYEEKYDEAVDVYAFGMCMLEMATSEYPYSECQNAAQIYRKVTSGLKPSSFYKVKVPELKEIIEGCIRMDKNERYTIQDLLEHSFFQEDTGVHVELAEEDDGIKSGLKLWLRMDDTKKLHGKYKDNNAIEFLFELYKDVAEEVAQEMVVLGFVCEADYKLVAKAVRDRVVAIKRKREKLKRAQDVLSPAEPEQPPGVLQLLEELKSPLSPGTPVPTPATPGSGDSVFSSSFPPEPEEPEADQHFAYRHTSYSSATSDCETDGYLSSSGFLDSPDLAHRSFSAGDPASPPPTRPARCFPTSIAVQLPTERLPPASGFSSPVDSYTSDVASGMSDGCEGLSASERSAKLPPKRTSGKLLRRRARSRLRITNISDKNDRVVECQLQTYNNKMVTFKFDLDGDNPEEIAAVMVHNEFILKSERDGFVHRIRDIIHRVETLLRKDGRGATELPESPEAERGAGSPADLQLQELSRFISSSSSLSDLGCTSPSLSVQSPVLPSLSSSLSENDLASPTEPPAAPAGELQLTLPGSPAGSVQTWPPVSTAPSWLTASPAFPQTPPSTPGGPVPLAVPQALMSPLPLPVSPVPSEPSSPLSPPVTSTPWSPTAPFLSLANVFSLAVMSVAHTLLPAVSSIASSGGHLYPPLLPRPQSLVLGPPRFVYPDPASMAKPAPACGGTLESAGADVPAAGGAVPVPSLAPAPPCPTGSEAAGSPLPLPSTSTPGSPEGSMVPPGSPRPSHPLIVSESPAPGTPKARLSPITEEAKPQILGRFQVTPTKDPSVTPPASGSSEGEQRGTEPAAGGSPLPVAQDAGDSSSSDSDSALEPAEQDPEAKEALAEGTVAPAESDREGAGEEGAESTPQAVLSQVWLNYSRSLSYLSSDDTESEDEEIWEELQHLRQKHLAEVQLLQSAQKKEIEELYLRMGKQPPLGIVSPAAMLSSRQRRLSKGSFNPSRRNSLQRLELAQPSAIMRRNSLSGSSTGSQEQRLSKGVTFADDFSRMLAGQE
- the WNK4 gene encoding serine/threonine-protein kinase WNK4 isoform X1; its protein translation is MLAAEPAAGAMSQSEAERAGGGSVPEPGLPGRAPHRNRSRRSSGRDSRRASSRFNRRSSAELELLGYPAPGGGRGESPPLLSAAGRREPEETESEEVETSAVATSPDGRFLKFDIEIGRGSFKTVYKGLDTETTVEVAWCELQTRKLSKTERQRFSEEVEMLKGLQHPNIVRFYDSWKSSIKGQMCIVLVTELMTSGTLKTYLKRFKEMKLKVLQRWSRQILKGLHFLHTRSPPIIHRDLKCDNIFITGPTGSVKIGDLGLATLKRASFAKSVIGTPEFMAPEMYEEKYDEAVDVYAFGMCMLEMATSEYPYSECQNAAQIYRKVTSGLKPSSFYKVKVPELKEIIEGCIRMDKNERYTIQDLLEHSFFQEDTGVHVELAEEDDGIKSGLKLWLRMDDTKKLHGKYKDNNAIEFLFELYKDVAEEVAQEMVVLGFVCEADYKLVAKAVRDRVVAIKRKREKLKRAQDVLSPAEPEQPPGVLQLLEELKSPLSPGTPVPTPATPGSGDSVFSSSFPPEPEEPEADQHFAYRHTSYSSATSDCETDGYLSSSGFLDSPDLAHRSFSAGDPASPPPTRPARCFPTSIAVQLPTERLPPASGFSSPVDSYTSDVASGMSDGCEGLSASERSAKLPPKRTSGKLLRRRARSRLRITNISDKNDRVVECQLQTYNNKMVTFKFDLDGDNPEEIAAVMVHNEFILKSERDGFVHRIRDIIHRVETLLRKDGRGATELPESPEAERGAGSPADLQLQELSRFISSSSSLSDLGCTSPSLSVQSPVLPSLSSSLSENDLASPTEPPAAPAGELQLTLPGSPAGSVQTWPPVSTAPSWLTASPAFPQTPPSTPGGPVPLAVPQALMSPLPLPVSPVPSEPSSPLSPPVTSTPWSPTAPFLSLANVFSLAVMSVAHTLLPAVSSIASSGGHLYPPLLPRPQSLVLGPPRFVYPDPASMAKPAPACGGTLESAGADVPAAGGAVPVPSLAPAPPCPTGSEAAGSPLPLPSTSTPGSPEGSMVPPGSPRPSHPLIVSESPAPGTPKARLSPITEEAKPQILGRFQVTPTKDPSVTPPASGSSEGEQRGTEPAAGGSPLPVAQDAGDSSSSDSDSALEPAEQDPEAKEALAEGTVAPAESDREGAGEEGAESTPQAVLSQVWLNYSRSLSYLSSDDTESEDEEIWEELQHLRQKHLAEVQLLQSAQKKEIEELYLRMGKQPPLGIVSPAAMLSSRQRRLSKGSFNPSRRNSLQRLELAQPSAAIMRRNSLSGSSTGSQEQRLSKGVTFADDFSRMLAGQE
- the WNK4 gene encoding serine/threonine-protein kinase WNK4 isoform X4 → MLAAEPAAGAMSQSEAERAGGGSVPEPGLPGRAPHRNRSRRSSGRDSRRASSRFNRRSSAELELLGYPAPGGGRGESPPLLSAAGRREPEETESEEVETSAVATSPDGRFLKFDIEIGRGSFKTVYKGLDTETTVEVAWCELQTRKLSKTERQRFSEEVEMLKGLQHPNIVRFYDSWKSSIKGQMCIVLVTELMTSGTLKTYLKRFKEMKLKVLQRWSRQILKGLHFLHTRSPPIIHRDLKCDNIFITGPTGSVKIGDLGLATLKRASFAKSVIGTPEFMAPEMYEEKYDEAVDVYAFGMCMLEMATSEYPYSECQNAAQIYRKVTSGLKPSSFYKVKVPELKEIIEGCIRMDKNERYTIQDLLEHSFFQEDTGVHVELAEEDDGIKSGLKLWLRMDDTKKLHGKYKDNNAIEFLFELYKDVAEEVAQEMVVLGFVCEADYKLVAKAVRDRVVAIKRKREKLKRAQDVLSPAEPEQPPGVLQLLEELKSPLSPGTPVPTPATPGSGDSVFSSSFPPEPEEPEADQHFAYRHTSYSSATSDCETDGYLSSSGFLDSPDLAHRSFSAGDPASPPPTRPARCFPTSIAVQLPTERLPPASGFSSPVDSYTSDVASGMSDGCEGLSASERSAKLPPKRTSGKLLRRRARSRLRITNISDKNDRVVECQLQTYNNKMVTFKFDLDGDNPEEIAAVMVHNEFILKSERDGFVHRIRDIIHRVETLLRKDGRGATELPESPEAERGAGSPADLQLQELSRFISSSSSLSDLGCTSPSLSVQSPVLPSLSSSLSENDLASPTEPPAAPAGELQLTLPGSPAGSVQTWPPVSTAPSWLTASPAFPQTPPSTPGGPVPLAVPQALMSPLPLPVSPVPSEPSSPLSPPVTSTPWSPTAPFLSLANVFSLAVMSVAHTLLPAVSSIASSGGHLYPPLLPRPQSLVLGPPRFVYPDPASMAKPAPACGGTLESAGADVPAAGGAVPVPSLAPAPPCPTGSEAAGSPLPLPSTSTPGSPEGSMVPPGSPRPSHPLIVSESPAPGTPKARLSPITEEAKPQILGRFQVTPTKDPSVTPPASGSSEGEQRGTEPAAGGSPLPVAQDAGDSSSSDSDSALEPAEQDPEAKEALAEGTVAPAESDREGAGEEGAESTPQAVLSQVWLNYSRSLSYLSSDDTESEDEEIWEELQHLRQKHLAEVQLLQSAQKKEIEELYLRMGKQPPLGIVSPAAMLSSRQRRLSKGSFNPSRRNSLQRLELAQPSAIMRRNSLSGSSTGSQEQRLSKGVTFADDFSRM